In candidate division WOR-3 bacterium, the following are encoded in one genomic region:
- a CDS encoding universal stress protein, producing MKVSESHGGMCKLLLATDLSPASEQLIDFTRNLKVLNIEQILLTFCLNISDNGIMKDAMEVKIPTLENQAARLTHAGFQVKTEIRFGMPAVEILNAAEEKKCQLLVIGSHGRNLSDRISLGGTASALLHNLTLPGMVVKIPSIAAYEKQHTSLLDHVLYVTDFSENADAAFACLEKLTARGARKITLLHIQDHIIGKHLKDRLEIFNRIDLERLKCLARRLQSLGKPEIKMEIPYGGVAELILKQINHDNVSLVVMGAQGRGYIGKPFLGGVTNKVLRSSPVPLVVVPFVSGLQWSSAARESSMVDELNLK from the coding sequence ATGAAGGTTAGTGAAAGTCACGGTGGGATGTGCAAGCTGCTGCTGGCGACCGATCTCTCGCCAGCATCCGAACAGCTGATTGATTTCACCCGCAATCTCAAGGTCCTGAATATCGAGCAGATTCTGCTCACCTTCTGTCTCAACATCAGTGACAACGGTATCATGAAGGACGCAATGGAGGTCAAGATTCCGACACTGGAGAACCAGGCAGCACGGCTGACTCATGCCGGCTTTCAGGTGAAGACCGAGATAAGGTTCGGTATGCCGGCGGTGGAAATCCTCAATGCCGCTGAAGAAAAAAAGTGTCAGCTGCTCGTAATCGGCTCCCATGGTCGGAATCTGTCGGACAGAATCTCGCTCGGCGGCACCGCATCCGCACTGCTCCATAATCTGACTCTGCCGGGTATGGTAGTGAAAATTCCCAGCATTGCTGCCTACGAAAAGCAGCATACCAGCCTCCTTGACCATGTCCTCTATGTCACCGATTTTTCCGAGAACGCTGACGCCGCCTTTGCCTGCCTGGAAAAGTTGACCGCACGGGGCGCCCGCAAGATCACCCTGCTCCACATTCAGGATCATATCATCGGTAAACATCTGAAGGACCGGCTGGAAATCTTCAACCGGATTGATCTTGAACGGCTGAAGTGTCTGGCACGCCGGCTGCAGAGCCTGGGTAAACCGGAAATCAAGATGGAAATTCCCTACGGCGGGGTTGCGGAACTGATTTTGAAGCAGATCAATCATGACAATGTTTCGCTGGTGGTCATGGGCGCCCAGGGCAGAGGCTACATCGGCAAACCGTTTCTCGGCGGGGTGACAAACAAGGTGCTCCGGAGCTCACCGGTACCCCTGGTCGTTGTGCCGTTTGTCAGCGGTCTGCAGTGGAGCAGCGCTGCCCGCGAGTCCTCAATGGTTGACGAGCTGAATCTGAAGTAG
- a CDS encoding NAD(P)-binding domain-containing protein has translation MNKTSIGFIGGGRVTRIILGGWRRSGVNISDTVVSDIAADALDRLHKDYPEIKTVADNRIPAEKGVVFIALHPPALRTALPELKGTFNKDAIVVSLAPVITFAELTKLLEHRRLVRMIPNAPSMIGRGFNPVAYSAAITYAGRQTLEPLFAPLGAHPEVSEADLEAYAILTAMGPTYFWFQWQMLAELGEKFGLKPEAVNRALLTMIEGAAQLLFNAGLSPDGVLDTIPLKPLSEMEKTITATVAEKLTTLYQKLKTASCEHLNKKEG, from the coding sequence ATGAATAAAACTTCAATCGGGTTTATCGGCGGCGGCAGAGTCACTCGGATTATTCTTGGTGGTTGGCGGCGTTCTGGGGTTAACATTTCGGACACTGTTGTTAGCGATATTGCGGCTGATGCCCTTGACCGGTTACATAAGGATTATCCCGAGATTAAAACCGTTGCTGACAACCGCATTCCTGCCGAAAAAGGGGTTGTGTTCATCGCCCTGCATCCGCCCGCGCTCAGAACCGCACTACCTGAACTCAAAGGGACGTTCAATAAAGATGCAATAGTTGTCTCACTTGCGCCGGTGATTACCTTTGCTGAACTGACAAAACTGCTTGAGCACAGGCGGCTGGTGCGAATGATTCCCAATGCCCCATCAATGATTGGCAGGGGCTTTAACCCGGTCGCCTATTCAGCTGCTATTACTTATGCTGGACGCCAGACTCTTGAACCACTCTTTGCGCCCCTGGGTGCTCATCCTGAGGTTTCAGAGGCAGACCTTGAAGCCTATGCAATATTGACCGCGATGGGACCGACCTACTTCTGGTTTCAGTGGCAGATGCTTGCGGAACTGGGGGAAAAGTTCGGTCTCAAACCCGAAGCTGTGAATCGGGCACTTTTGACAATGATTGAAGGCGCGGCGCAACTGCTTTTCAATGCCGGATTGAGTCCGGATGGGGTACTGGACACGATTCCGCTCAAACCGCTGAGCGAAATGGAAAAAACAATAACCGCAACTGTGGCGGAAAAACTCACTACCCTATATCAGAAACTAAAAACCGCCAGTTGCGAACATCTGAACAAAAAGGAGGGATAA
- a CDS encoding thioredoxin family protein: MNIQILGIGCPRCQELEKRVIDTLAELGIAADVEKVTDIKKFAAMGVFMTPGLVIDGKVVSQGKVPTKEELKKLITTR; encoded by the coding sequence ATGAACATCCAGATATTAGGCATCGGCTGTCCGCGATGTCAGGAATTGGAAAAGCGGGTGATTGACACTCTTGCCGAACTGGGGATTGCGGCAGATGTTGAGAAGGTAACCGATATCAAAAAGTTTGCCGCAATGGGGGTATTTATGACTCCCGGTCTCGTGATTGACGGCAAGGTGGTCAGTCAGGGCAAGGTGCCGACAAAAGAGGAGCTGAAGAAACTTATCACTACCAGGTAA
- a CDS encoding AIR synthase family protein — MAKLPAIGKISAEVFNELIFPHLGAANADILVGPQHGVDVGIVHIGTKAVAITTDPVFIVPEYGWQRAAWFAIHILASDVVTSGLPPTYLVIDLNLPMMMTEEALSTVWTTIDNECRKMGMAIVSGHTARYENCNFPMVGGATVLAVGDLESYVSPQFARAGDKIIITKGPAVEASGILATMFPNLLAREFGREFVRKAENLFYKMSVVEDALTAVAVGVRDDGISAMHDATECGVWGGVYELAQAAGLGVRIEKEKIVIEDCVNEICQFFKIDPYQSISEGTLIITCREHKAEKVVEALRAKQIKSSIVGELVEPRLGMILIDDNKEMPLEHPTVDQFWGAFYAARQNYAQLEQS, encoded by the coding sequence ATGGCAAAACTGCCGGCGATTGGCAAGATCTCGGCAGAGGTGTTTAATGAATTAATCTTTCCGCATCTTGGGGCGGCGAATGCGGATATCCTTGTCGGTCCGCAACACGGTGTTGATGTCGGGATTGTGCACATTGGTACCAAGGCGGTGGCAATTACCACCGATCCGGTATTTATCGTGCCGGAATATGGCTGGCAGCGGGCAGCCTGGTTTGCAATTCACATCCTGGCTTCGGATGTGGTGACTTCGGGGTTGCCGCCTACCTACTTGGTGATTGACCTGAATCTGCCGATGATGATGACCGAGGAGGCGTTGAGCACGGTCTGGACAACAATTGATAATGAGTGTCGGAAAATGGGGATGGCGATTGTGAGCGGACATACCGCACGTTACGAAAACTGTAATTTCCCGATGGTGGGCGGGGCAACCGTGCTTGCAGTGGGGGACCTGGAGAGTTATGTTTCCCCGCAATTTGCCCGTGCCGGCGACAAAATCATCATTACCAAGGGGCCGGCGGTAGAGGCGAGCGGAATTCTGGCAACGATGTTCCCGAATCTTCTGGCAAGGGAATTTGGAAGGGAATTTGTCCGGAAGGCAGAGAATCTCTTTTACAAGATGTCGGTTGTTGAGGATGCGCTGACGGCGGTAGCAGTCGGCGTCCGGGATGACGGTATTTCGGCAATGCACGATGCCACGGAATGCGGGGTCTGGGGCGGGGTTTATGAGCTGGCTCAGGCAGCAGGCCTCGGGGTCCGGATAGAAAAAGAGAAGATTGTGATCGAAGATTGTGTTAATGAAATCTGTCAGTTCTTCAAAATCGACCCTTATCAGTCGATCAGCGAAGGGACATTGATAATTACCTGCCGTGAGCATAAGGCTGAAAAGGTGGTTGAAGCGCTGCGGGCAAAGCAGATAAAATCTTCCATTGTCGGCGAACTGGTGGAGCCGAGATTGGGAATGATACTGATTGATGACAATAAGGAAATGCCCCTTGAACATCCAACGGTTGACCAGTTCTGGGGAGCATTCTATGCAGCGCGGCAGAATTATGCGCAACTGGAGCAGTCGTGA
- a CDS encoding arsenate reductase ArsC: protein MTRILFACVGNSCRSQMAEAFCRELGKDVKCASAGSSPEKEVSLEAIAVMQEVGIDISEAKPKGFADLPDLKFDYLVTMGCEVACPFLPGVKRIEWQIPDPKGRGIEEYRRVREMIKQQVIELLSRLERKCK, encoded by the coding sequence ATGACCCGCATCCTTTTTGCCTGTGTTGGCAACTCCTGCCGGAGCCAGATGGCTGAGGCGTTCTGCCGGGAACTGGGGAAAGATGTTAAGTGCGCCTCTGCCGGTTCCAGTCCCGAAAAGGAGGTCTCCCTAGAGGCAATAGCGGTAATGCAGGAAGTTGGAATAGACATATCAGAGGCAAAACCCAAAGGGTTTGCAGACCTGCCGGATTTGAAGTTTGACTATCTTGTTACAATGGGCTGTGAAGTTGCTTGCCCGTTTCTGCCGGGTGTAAAAAGAATTGAATGGCAGATTCCAGACCCGAAAGGCAGAGGGATTGAGGAATACCGCCGGGTCCGGGAGATGATTAAACAGCAGGTTATTGAACTTTTAAGCCGGCTGGAAAGGAAGTGTAAATGA
- a CDS encoding TonB-dependent receptor: protein MRWLALILIALPAFAFHGAIAGRVVDEQDQPLAGAQVWLSGHPSGTATDTTGNYFLEVPMHGEFQVVYQFMGFKSETLRVFVAHGERVRRDVMLHPVALAVPMVETKERRQTIQAAETPVPAVVIPQSVAERAGKSTVGEVATMEAGIQLQKRCSACEVSEVSIQGLPGRFSLILLEGMPLFAGLASRYILDLVPVEMVDRLEVVKGASGALWGSDAIAGALNILLLQPVRPLEARGTYTRRSYGNDLAAQVGSARRSLGFSLMGAHGDRQPVDQNLDGIVENTFYQRNILIGNLSFYPGLVWRFNLGGSFGDEIRRSGVVIPDTEYINNPLAEKIRTRRWDFWQRAAYTAGRSELSCRIALSGQKETGTVEMRDYFSQQFNLFADVSAEFPHLRSGISFLRQQVQDSRLFTQPSQEEDLGIWIAGREIAFTVFPVAHEILPAIRLDLNSVYGTILSPYGAIKFFPGFAELNFAAGTGFRTPMVIFESMENLPGGFQYAIRRDPDLSRETGLSLLAGLARRFITPSLIADFRLNLFRHLVRNFIAAELTGVDTLSRRAVFYYSNRDEPISSTGIELSSILNFHTHTSLSLKCFVLRAEDHQHRTIPFVRRWGVGYNLSVKTPVWKVELNTAGELNGPMLVQTVLSDGRILESESPVYPVFDLRLSRQLGIVRLSLGVNNVGDYHQLPRSHHEGRTEYYWGPIIGRELYATVSLSI, encoded by the coding sequence ATGAGATGGCTGGCGTTGATTTTGATTGCACTGCCTGCCTTTGCCTTTCATGGTGCGATCGCGGGCAGGGTCGTGGATGAGCAGGACCAACCGTTAGCCGGGGCACAGGTATGGCTGAGCGGTCACCCGAGCGGGACGGCAACTGATACTACCGGGAATTATTTTCTTGAAGTCCCGATGCACGGTGAGTTTCAGGTGGTATATCAGTTCATGGGTTTTAAATCCGAAACACTGAGGGTATTTGTGGCACATGGCGAACGGGTAAGACGGGATGTCATGCTCCATCCGGTAGCTCTTGCGGTGCCGATGGTGGAGACAAAGGAGCGCCGACAGACCATTCAGGCAGCGGAAACACCAGTACCCGCAGTGGTCATTCCCCAGTCTGTGGCGGAGCGGGCAGGAAAGTCCACTGTCGGCGAGGTGGCTACCATGGAAGCCGGGATTCAGCTGCAGAAACGGTGCAGCGCCTGTGAGGTCAGTGAGGTGTCAATTCAGGGGCTGCCCGGCAGGTTTTCACTGATTTTGTTGGAGGGAATGCCGCTCTTTGCCGGTCTTGCCTCCCGTTACATTCTTGATCTTGTTCCAGTGGAGATGGTTGACCGGCTGGAAGTGGTAAAGGGGGCATCCGGTGCGCTCTGGGGGAGCGATGCGATTGCCGGTGCGCTCAATATTCTGCTGCTTCAGCCCGTCCGTCCGCTTGAGGCAAGAGGAACATACACCCGGCGCAGTTACGGGAATGACCTTGCGGCGCAGGTGGGGAGTGCCCGCAGGTCACTGGGGTTCAGCCTGATGGGCGCCCATGGCGACCGCCAGCCGGTAGATCAGAATCTGGACGGAATTGTTGAGAATACCTTTTATCAGCGCAATATCCTGATCGGTAATCTTAGTTTTTATCCGGGTTTGGTCTGGCGGTTCAATCTCGGCGGTTCTTTTGGTGATGAAATCCGCCGAAGCGGGGTGGTGATTCCGGATACGGAATATATTAATAACCCGCTTGCTGAGAAGATCAGGACCCGGCGCTGGGATTTCTGGCAGCGTGCTGCCTATACTGCGGGCAGGAGTGAACTTTCCTGCCGGATTGCCCTGTCTGGGCAGAAGGAGACGGGTACAGTGGAAATGCGGGACTATTTCAGTCAGCAGTTCAACCTGTTCGCCGATGTCAGTGCCGAATTTCCGCATCTGCGATCCGGTATATCCTTTCTCCGTCAGCAGGTTCAGGACAGCCGTCTTTTTACTCAGCCCAGCCAGGAGGAGGATCTGGGAATCTGGATTGCGGGCAGGGAAATTGCCTTCACCGTTTTTCCAGTTGCGCATGAAATCCTGCCTGCGATCCGGCTGGATCTGAACTCGGTATACGGCACAATCCTTTCGCCTTACGGTGCAATAAAATTCTTCCCGGGTTTTGCGGAACTGAATTTTGCTGCCGGTACCGGTTTCCGGACCCCGATGGTAATATTTGAAAGCATGGAAAATCTCCCCGGAGGATTCCAGTATGCCATCCGCCGGGATCCGGACCTCAGCCGTGAAACCGGTCTGTCACTGCTCGCCGGGCTGGCAAGACGCTTTATCACTCCCTCCCTGATTGCCGATTTCCGGCTTAACCTTTTCCGACACCTGGTGCGGAATTTCATTGCGGCTGAACTTACCGGTGTGGATACTCTCAGCCGGCGTGCAGTGTTCTATTACTCCAACCGGGATGAGCCCATTTCCTCAACCGGAATCGAATTGTCATCGATATTAAATTTCCACACTCATACCAGCCTCAGTCTTAAGTGCTTTGTTCTCCGGGCTGAAGACCATCAGCATCGGACTATCCCCTTTGTCCGGCGCTGGGGTGTCGGTTACAATCTGAGTGTGAAGACGCCGGTCTGGAAGGTGGAGCTGAACACCGCCGGCGAACTTAACGGTCCGATGCTGGTCCAGACTGTTCTGTCAGATGGCAGGATTTTGGAAAGTGAATCGCCGGTCTATCCGGTTTTCGACCTGCGGTTGAGTCGGCAGCTGGGTATTGTCCGATTAAGTCTCGGGGTTAACAATGTTGGCGATTATCACCAGCTGCCCCGGTCTCATCATGAGGGCAGAACTGAATATTACTGGGGTCCGATAATCGGTCGCGAACTCTACGCGACTGTATCACTTAGCATCTGA
- the arsB gene encoding ACR3 family arsenite efflux transporter, which translates to MATESVTTRQPKGLNVFEKYLTFWVLVCIGAGILLGKLAPGLAKTLDGIAIYTNGAPVISIPIAVCLFFMMYPIMVKIDFTEVLKSGRNAKPVGLTLFINWAIKPFTMYAIALFFLGVVFRVLIGVNAVDYVKMPFGLDLDIGARYGIGQVVLHNGIKMLQVPLWRSFLAGCILLGIAPCTAMVLVWGYLAKGNDGHTLVMVAINSLTMLLLYGPLGGFLLGVGRLPVPWQALVLSIAIYVALPLVAGYFSRKWIIKVKGPVWFAERFLHFLTPITIIALLITLILLFSFKGDVIVSNPLTILYIAIPLFIQTNLIFWIGYGLARVLKLTYEDAAPSAMIGASNHFEVAIATATMLFGLSSGAALATVVGVLIEVPVMLLLVRICLKTRNWFSPSNKMKGVEYV; encoded by the coding sequence ATGGCGACAGAATCCGTTACAACCAGACAGCCAAAAGGGCTCAATGTCTTTGAAAAATACCTCACCTTCTGGGTCCTGGTCTGCATCGGCGCGGGTATTCTGCTCGGCAAGCTCGCGCCCGGGCTGGCAAAGACGCTCGACGGCATCGCCATCTACACCAACGGCGCGCCGGTCATCTCCATTCCGATTGCAGTCTGCCTCTTCTTTATGATGTATCCGATAATGGTAAAAATCGACTTTACCGAGGTGCTCAAATCCGGCAGAAACGCCAAGCCGGTCGGTCTGACTCTGTTTATCAACTGGGCAATCAAGCCTTTTACAATGTATGCGATTGCTTTGTTCTTTTTGGGGGTGGTCTTTCGTGTTTTAATCGGCGTCAATGCGGTTGACTATGTCAAGATGCCATTCGGCCTTGACCTGGATATTGGCGCCAGATACGGCATCGGACAGGTGGTCCTGCATAACGGCATCAAGATGCTTCAGGTCCCGCTCTGGCGCTCATTTTTAGCCGGCTGCATTCTTTTAGGCATCGCACCCTGCACCGCCATGGTTCTGGTTTGGGGCTATCTCGCCAAAGGCAATGACGGACATACTCTGGTGATGGTTGCCATTAACTCCTTGACGATGCTTCTGCTTTACGGACCGCTGGGCGGCTTTCTGCTTGGTGTCGGCAGACTGCCGGTACCCTGGCAGGCGCTGGTTTTGTCAATCGCAATCTATGTCGCCCTGCCGCTTGTTGCCGGCTATTTCTCCCGCAAATGGATCATCAAAGTAAAGGGCCCGGTCTGGTTTGCAGAAAGGTTTCTACACTTCCTCACCCCGATTACCATCATCGCCCTTTTAATTACGCTCATTTTGCTCTTTTCGTTCAAGGGCGATGTCATTGTCTCCAATCCCCTCACTATTCTTTACATTGCCATTCCTTTGTTCATTCAGACCAACCTCATCTTCTGGATCGGCTACGGTCTGGCAAGAGTGCTGAAACTTACCTATGAGGATGCCGCACCCTCAGCGATGATTGGCGCCTCCAACCATTTTGAGGTTGCCATCGCCACCGCAACAATGCTCTTCGGCCTTTCCTCAGGTGCAGCACTGGCAACAGTCGTTGGCGTCTTAATTGAGGTGCCGGTAATGCTTTTACTTGTCCGCATCTGTCTGAAAACCAGAAACTGGTTTTCGCCAAGCAATAAAATGAAAGGGGTAGAATATGTTTAG
- a CDS encoding RrF2 family transcriptional regulator — translation MRLTTRTRYAVRALAYLGSFYGKRNVTLREIAEHEGITEKYLEQIFYRLTRAGILRTRKGPGGGYELARSPSLIRLIEIMSAVGESAAPVFCVADDRIQCCPRDKGCPARPYWRKLKQIQENFLKRHTLADICAGAGRYG, via the coding sequence GTGCGGTTAACAACCAGAACCCGGTATGCGGTGCGCGCGCTGGCTTATCTCGGAAGTTTTTACGGCAAACGCAATGTGACGCTCAGGGAAATAGCCGAGCACGAGGGTATTACTGAGAAGTATCTGGAGCAGATTTTTTATCGCCTGACCCGTGCTGGGATTCTCAGAACCAGAAAGGGCCCGGGTGGTGGTTATGAACTTGCCCGTTCTCCTTCTCTGATCAGGCTGATTGAGATCATGTCGGCAGTCGGGGAGTCTGCGGCGCCGGTTTTCTGTGTTGCCGATGATAGGATTCAATGCTGTCCGAGGGACAAGGGGTGTCCGGCACGACCCTACTGGCGTAAACTGAAGCAGATTCAGGAGAATTTTTTAAAGCGGCATACCCTGGCTGATATCTGTGCAGGAGCAGGCAGATATGGCTAA
- a CDS encoding permease → MKEYQKFLVILALFLLFYFIPFNHIRVQTAFLEGLAMLQDYARLHVLLCLVPAFFIAGAIQNFITKEAVLKYFGPRSNKVLAYSVASVSGAILAVCSCTVLPMFMGIYYAGAGLGVATTFLYSGPAINILAIIMTGRVLGLELGAARVIGAVLFSVIIGLLMALIFSRSEQQRAEAFTRFSLEPPQTRRSLWQNILYFAGMILFLVFANWGKPKEPIGLFSAVYSVKWFLAGIFLLLTLLMVFFWFSGEERKSWVASTWSFAKQILPLLLGGVFVAGFLLGRPGLNRGIIPDSVIAGLVGGNSLLSNLFASVSGALMYFATLTEIPILQGLLGSGMGRGPALALLLSGPALSLPSMIVIIRTIGFKKGFTYIVLVVVLSTIVGLIFGALT, encoded by the coding sequence ATGAAGGAGTACCAGAAGTTTCTCGTTATTCTTGCTCTGTTTCTTCTGTTTTACTTTATCCCCTTTAACCATATCCGGGTTCAGACCGCATTTCTGGAAGGGCTGGCGATGCTGCAGGACTATGCCCGGCTCCATGTGCTTCTGTGCCTCGTCCCAGCCTTCTTTATTGCCGGTGCGATTCAGAACTTCATCACCAAAGAGGCGGTTTTGAAATACTTCGGGCCCAGGAGCAACAAGGTGCTTGCCTATTCGGTTGCCTCGGTCTCCGGCGCGATTCTGGCGGTCTGCTCCTGCACAGTTCTGCCGATGTTTATGGGCATCTATTATGCCGGCGCCGGGCTGGGGGTCGCAACCACCTTTCTCTATTCCGGTCCGGCAATCAACATCCTCGCCATCATCATGACCGGCAGGGTGCTGGGCTTGGAACTGGGGGCGGCAAGGGTAATCGGCGCGGTCCTGTTTTCGGTAATTATCGGGCTTCTGATGGCTCTAATCTTTTCCCGTTCAGAACAGCAGCGGGCAGAAGCCTTTACCCGTTTCAGCCTTGAACCACCACAGACCAGGCGGAGTTTGTGGCAGAATATCCTCTACTTTGCCGGAATGATTCTCTTTCTGGTCTTCGCCAACTGGGGCAAGCCAAAAGAACCGATTGGACTCTTCAGTGCAGTTTATTCTGTAAAATGGTTCCTTGCCGGTATTTTTCTCCTTTTGACGCTTCTGATGGTCTTTTTCTGGTTCTCGGGCGAAGAGCGGAAATCATGGGTTGCCTCAACCTGGAGCTTTGCCAAACAGATTCTGCCGCTGCTTTTGGGCGGAGTATTTGTTGCCGGTTTTCTGCTGGGCAGACCGGGACTGAACCGGGGCATCATTCCTGATTCGGTGATTGCCGGGCTGGTCGGCGGTAATTCGCTTTTGTCCAACCTGTTTGCTTCGGTCTCCGGCGCCCTGATGTATTTCGCCACCCTGACCGAGATTCCAATTCTGCAGGGACTGCTGGGTTCAGGCATGGGCAGAGGTCCGGCACTCGCCCTGCTCTTATCCGGGCCGGCGCTCTCTCTGCCCTCAATGATTGTCATCATCCGCACCATTGGCTTCAAAAAGGGGTTTACCTATATTGTGCTGGTGGTTGTCCTTTCAACAATTGTCGGCTTGATTTTCGGTGCGTTGACATAA
- a CDS encoding universal stress protein, producing the protein MFRKILVATDLSPASEQLINHISGLSTLGTKEIVLLFCLNIRDVGSLAEMLSQLIKPVLEKQSRALADQGFAVTAEIRLGLPAIEINRTAREKQCALIVIGSHGYNLSKEILLGGVATAVLHSATKPVIVIKMKPARTPKDKAWHPLEHILYPTDFSDNAEAAFLYLEQLIGLGAKKVTLLHIQDQILGRHLKDRLDEFNQIDTERLERLRDRLLTKGKPDIGIEIHLGIVAEEILKRITDNDITLVVMGAQGRGHIGEMFLGSVSNKVVRRSPVPILLVPLVR; encoded by the coding sequence ATGTTTAGAAAAATTTTAGTTGCCACTGACCTTTCCCCTGCTTCAGAGCAGCTTATCAATCACATCTCAGGGCTGTCCACTTTAGGCACAAAGGAAATAGTGCTATTATTTTGCTTGAACATCCGGGATGTTGGGTCACTGGCGGAGATGCTCTCTCAACTCATAAAGCCGGTCCTAGAAAAACAATCCCGGGCGCTTGCCGATCAGGGGTTTGCGGTCACAGCAGAAATCCGGCTCGGTCTGCCGGCAATAGAAATCAACCGCACCGCTAGAGAAAAACAGTGTGCGCTAATTGTCATCGGTTCTCACGGCTATAACCTGAGCAAGGAAATCCTACTTGGGGGTGTTGCTACCGCGGTTCTACACAGCGCAACTAAGCCAGTCATAGTGATAAAGATGAAACCAGCTCGCACACCGAAAGACAAAGCCTGGCACCCGCTTGAGCATATACTTTATCCCACCGACTTTTCTGATAATGCCGAAGCGGCTTTTCTTTATCTTGAACAACTGATTGGACTGGGTGCCAAAAAGGTTACCCTCCTTCATATTCAGGACCAGATTTTAGGAAGACACCTGAAAGACCGTTTGGATGAGTTTAATCAGATTGATACCGAAAGGCTGGAAAGACTGCGCGACCGGCTTCTCACCAAAGGGAAACCCGATATCGGGATTGAAATTCACCTGGGTATCGTCGCCGAGGAGATTCTCAAGCGAATAACCGACAATGACATCACGCTCGTGGTGATGGGCGCTCAGGGAAGAGGACATATCGGCGAAATGTTTCTTGGCAGTGTCAGCAATAAGGTGGTCAGGCGTTCACCAGTGCCAATTCTCCTTGTTCCACTGGTGCGATAG
- a CDS encoding permease, which produces MSGFGGVFFSGSPAEFQGFIAVLLHYLFEVGPALIIGFLLSGIINEFVPEKWIERHLGGSGIKPILWATLIGSVLPICCWGSLPLAVSFQKKGARLGPVLAFLVATPGTSISAVLVTWAVLGFKFAIFIFTAVIIMGLLMGMVGELLFIEQRGNPDERPCQCCAVPGKRSFIQRLRAVLKFAFVDLVKDIGLETMAGLVIAAIVASFDPVGKLVSLYLGDYRGFIFALVFGILMYVCATSSPPMVDAFIMRGLTPGAGITMLLAGPITSYGTILVIRKKFGFSVLFIFLAVVALLSLGFGVVFKFIFQ; this is translated from the coding sequence GTGAGCGGTTTCGGAGGTGTATTCTTTAGCGGTTCTCCGGCTGAGTTTCAGGGGTTCATTGCTGTACTGCTGCACTACCTGTTTGAAGTCGGTCCCGCGTTAATTATCGGCTTCCTGTTGAGCGGAATTATCAATGAATTTGTGCCGGAAAAATGGATTGAGCGGCACCTCGGGGGGAGCGGGATAAAACCGATTCTCTGGGCAACGCTCATCGGTTCAGTCTTACCGATATGCTGCTGGGGTTCACTGCCGCTGGCGGTGAGCTTTCAGAAAAAAGGGGCGCGGCTGGGTCCAGTGCTGGCATTTCTCGTTGCCACTCCAGGGACTTCAATATCGGCGGTGCTGGTAACCTGGGCGGTGCTGGGATTCAAGTTTGCCATCTTTATATTCACCGCAGTTATTATCATGGGATTGTTGATGGGAATGGTGGGCGAGCTCCTTTTTATTGAACAGAGAGGCAACCCGGATGAGCGTCCCTGTCAGTGCTGCGCGGTGCCCGGGAAGAGGAGTTTTATCCAGCGGCTCCGGGCGGTTCTGAAATTCGCTTTCGTTGATCTGGTAAAGGATATCGGCTTGGAGACCATGGCCGGGCTGGTAATTGCGGCAATTGTTGCTTCATTTGATCCGGTGGGCAAACTGGTAAGCCTTTATCTCGGAGATTACCGCGGGTTCATATTCGCTCTGGTTTTCGGGATCCTGATGTATGTCTGCGCAACATCCAGCCCCCCCATGGTGGATGCATTCATCATGAGGGGACTGACTCCGGGTGCCGGGATCACGATGCTGCTAGCAGGACCGATTACGAGCTACGGCACAATCCTCGTCATCAGAAAAAAGTTCGGATTCAGCGTTCTCTTCATCTTTCTGGCGGTGGTTGCTCTACTTTCGCTGGGCTTCGGGGTGGTCTTTAAATTTATTTTTCAGTGA
- a CDS encoding putative zinc-binding protein, with product MAEQTEAKLIPGENTHENIIFACFGGLSNTGLTTAFASIEVVKELGLKKVGIGCLPGLPVNNQTVLQKTKVAKKVITVDGCPFECSRKVAETAGVKISKAIVLARDIGMKKMSLAQDIATGARPLAEYVSAEDVAKAKELIKQALEE from the coding sequence ATGGCTGAACAGACGGAAGCGAAGTTAATCCCGGGTGAGAACACCCATGAGAACATTATCTTTGCCTGCTTTGGCGGGCTTTCCAACACCGGTCTCACCACCGCTTTTGCCAGTATTGAGGTGGTCAAGGAACTAGGACTGAAGAAGGTGGGCATTGGCTGTTTGCCCGGTCTACCGGTCAATAATCAGACTGTGCTGCAAAAAACAAAGGTGGCAAAGAAGGTTATAACCGTTGACGGCTGTCCATTTGAGTGCAGCCGCAAGGTGGCTGAGACAGCAGGTGTGAAAATCAGCAAGGCGATTGTTCTTGCCCGGGACATCGGGATGAAGAAAATGTCTCTGGCGCAGGACATCGCTACAGGTGCCCGCCCACTTGCAGAATATGTTTCTGCAGAGGATGTGGCAAAGGCAAAAGAACTCATCAAACAGGCGCTTGAAGAATAA